A DNA window from Helianthus annuus cultivar XRQ/B chromosome 15, HanXRQr2.0-SUNRISE, whole genome shotgun sequence contains the following coding sequences:
- the LOC110910326 gene encoding auxin-induced protein 22D, with protein MDLINFEATELRLGLPGSTDDQPEIKSTISHKTNKRSSSEMVSSVSDEHDSSRSPPPTKAQVVGWPPVRSYRKNIFQGKKNDQAETGSGIYIKVSMDGAPYLRKVDLKVYKSYGELMKGLQDMFKCIIGLYSEMEGYKSEYAPTYEDKDGDWMLVGDVPWDMFLTSCRRLRIMKSCEVIES; from the exons ATGGATCTAATTAATTTCGAAGCAACCGAACTACGATTAGGGCTGCCGGGCTCAACCGATGACCAGCCGGAGATAAAGTCAACAATATCacataaaacaaacaaaagaagCTCATCGGAGATGGTTTCGAGTGTCTCCGATGAACACGATTCATCAAGATCCCCACCACCCACCAA GGCGCAAGTTGTAGGGTGGCCACCGGTGAGATCATATCGAAAAAACATATTTCAAGGGAAGAAAAATGATCAAGCCGAGACGGGTTCGGGGATATATATAAAAGTAAGCATGGATGGAGCTCCATACTTGAGGAAGGTTGACCTAAAAGTGTACAAAAGCTATGGAGAACTCATGAAGGGTTTGCAAGATATGTTTAAGTGCATTATAGGGTTGTACTCTGAGATGGAAGGGTACAAGTCTGAATATGCACCTACTTATGAAGATAAAGATGGAGATTGGATGCTTGTTGGGGATGTACCATGGGATATGTTTCTTACTTCTTGTAGAAGACTTAGAATCATGAAGAGTTGTGAAGTTATAGAGAGTTGA